In the Halorubrum ruber genome, CGGCGCAGACGATCTCGTACCCCTCCTCGCCCAGCGGCGCGTCCGTCGCGATCACGGTGACGCCGGCGTCGACCATCGACCCGCGGACGAACGAGAGCGGCTCCTCGGGCGCGCCCGGCCCGCCGAGGACGGAGGCGACCTTCTCGGTGGACTTGGGGCCGTGGACGCCGAACACGCCGAACTCGTCGGAGACGTCATCGATCTCGACGTCCTGAATGAACACGTTCTCCGCCCAGTCGGCGGCAACCGACGCGACCCGCTCCGGCGGGAGGAAGACGAGCAGTCGCTCGTCGGCGTTGTACACGTACATGTCCGTCTCGATCCCGCCCTGCGGGTCGAGCAGGAGGGCGTACGTCCCCTCGCCGTCCTCGGTCGGGACGCGGTTGGAGACGGCGTTGTCGACGAACTCGACGCGGTCGGCCCCTCTGATGGCGAGGACGCCGTACCCCATCTCGATCACGCCGGCGATGTTACGGACCGCCTTGCCGACGCGGACGGGCTTCCCGTAGTGGTCGACCACTTCGCGGCCGCCGCGGTCGCGGTACACGGCGCCGTGCGCGTCGTGGGTGCCGGAGACGAGCGTCATGGTCGGAGGGACGCGATCGAGGGCCAAAAGGCCGCCGTCTCCGGCGGCTACAGCCCGAGGCGGTCGCGGATCGCGTCGACGAGGCTCTCCGAGGGGTCGTCGTCCGGGGCGTCCGGGTCCGGGACGACCCGGTCGTGGGCGTACACCCGGACGCGCTCCTCGGACTCCACGGTGATGAGCGAGTCCTCCTTCAGCGCCGAGAGGGCCTCCTCGACGGCGTCGATGTCGGCGTCGACGGCTGCCCGAAGTTCGAGGACGGTCATCCCCTCGTCGCCGCGGTCGACGAGCGCGTCGAGCAGCGCGACCTCGACGTCCGGCCGGTCGCGGTATTCCGGCTTTGCGGCCATACGTGTCCCTTGTGCGGGGCGGACTTTACGTCTACCGGCGGGAGGCGAGAACCTGACCCGAGAGAGGGCGGCCCGTCAGCGAACGATCCGCGAACAGGTGCCACAGAGGTTCTCCTCTTTCACGTCGACCTCGCGGACGGTCGGGGAAAACGACATGACGCACTTGCTGTTGTCGCAGTGTTCCAAGCCGAGCGTGTGCCCGATCTCGTGGACGACCTCCTTGCGGACGCGGTCGCCGAACACGTCGACCGCGGGCTTGGTGGAGACGCCGCCGTCGGAGGAGGTGCGGAGACGGTGGGTCGAGATGACGGAGCCGCTGCCGTTGAGGTACGCGAGGCCGAACACGTAGTTCCGGCGGCGGTAGTAGAGGTCCTCGGGCGTGATCCCGATGTTCTTCTCGCCGCCGCCGACCCGCGTGACCGTCTCGATGAGGTCCTCCGCGCGGTACTGGCCGCGGTCGGCGTCGAACGCGGAGTCGGGGATCGCCTGATCGTCGTGGACCGTCACGTCGCAGTCGTATACGGAACGCAGCGCACCGGAGGCCTCCCGTTTCACTCGGGGGGTGACCTCCCCGACCGGGACGATGTCCACGAGCATGGAACCGCTTTTGACCGCCGCGGTCATAAAGGCCGCGCCGTGGGCCAACCACCGCAGTCGGAACGCGCGCTCGTCGCCGCGCTCGACCGACACGAACGGCTGATCGAGGTCGGCGTCGGGCGGCGTCCGGAGGTCGCTCGCGCCCTCGCCGAGCGCGGTCGCGAGGTCGTCGCGATCGACGTCGAGGTGAGCGAGGCGGCGCGGGAGGCGTCGATGGAGCCCCGACCGTCGAGCGCGGGATCGCTCCGCGTCGTCACGGCGGACGTGACGGCACTGGCGAGCGGCGGGGACGACCGGTCGATACGGGACGGGCTCGGTCTCGACGCGTCCGAGAACGGGTTCAACGCCGTGTACGCGCGGAACCTCCCCGCCGAACTCCAGCGACCGACCGTCGCGCTCGCGGAGCGACTCGACGCCGACTGTCTGTTCACCACGCTCGGCTTCGAGGAGCCGGTCGTCGACGTCCGGCGTCGGTCGGAGGAGTC is a window encoding:
- a CDS encoding aminomethyltransferase family protein codes for the protein MTLVSGTHDAHGAVYRDRGGREVVDHYGKPVRVGKAVRNIAGVIEMGYGVLAIRGADRVEFVDNAVSNRVPTEDGEGTYALLLDPQGGIETDMYVYNADERLLVFLPPERVASVAADWAENVFIQDVEIDDVSDEFGVFGVHGPKSTEKVASVLGGPGAPEEPLSFVRGSMVDAGVTVIATDAPLGEEGYEIVCAAADAGDVFDTLINRGLNAAPFGYRTWDALATEAGTPLFEYELAGTVPNVLGLRNALDFEKGCYVGQEVVSRVENQGRPSRRLVGLELDGVAEAVADLDANADPQGIDDALPATGAAVFDGDEAIGEVTRAAVGPATDIPIALALVAFDADRGGVTVRVDGEEVPATAVDLPFVDGSAASERLPTYPELRA
- a CDS encoding DUF6432 family protein produces the protein MAAKPEYRDRPDVEVALLDALVDRGDEGMTVLELRAAVDADIDAVEEALSALKEDSLITVESEERVRVYAHDRVVPDPDAPDDDPSESLVDAIRDRLGL
- a CDS encoding archaemetzincin family Zn-dependent metalloprotease, with protein sequence MLVDIVPVGEVTPRVKREASGALRSVYDCDVTVHDDQAIPDSAFDADRGQYRAEDLIETVTRVGGGEKNIGITPEDLYYRRRNYVFGLAYLNGSGSVISTHRLRTSSDGGVSTKPAVDVFGDRVRKEVVHEIGHTLGLEHCDNSKCVMSFSPTVREVDVKEENLCGTCSRIVR
- a CDS encoding UPF0146 family protein codes for the protein MGQPPQSERALVAALDRHERLIEVGVGRRPEVARALAERGREVVAIDVEVSEAAREASMEPRPSSAGSLRVVTADVTALASGGDDRSIRDGLGLDASENGFNAVYARNLPAELQRPTVALAERLDADCLFTTLGFEEPVVDVRRRSEESGTIVYVAR